A region of the bacterium genome:
CCGATTGAGATCCGGCCCCTGGCGCGCGCCGTCGTAGCAACCGACGACGCCTTGACCGTTGCTCTCGCGGACGGACCATCATCGTTCCGCTAGTCTGGTTCCCGCGACTCCTCCACGCGGACGCTGCCGCCCGGGGGAAGTGGGAGCTGCTCGGCGACGGCGAGTGCATCCACTGGCCGGATGCCGACGAAGATCTCAGTGTCGAGGGACTGCTCGCCGGAAACCATGCAAGGGGCGCGACCTAGCTCCGGAATGGCGGGGCTGGTACTTCGCGATGCTGCTGGCGCCGGGCGTCTTGTGCCGCAACGGATCATTCAGGGACTACGGCCTGGCAGCACAGGCGCTCTAGTGCTGCAACCGAGGCGCACATGAGCAAACCACAAAGCCCGAACACCGACTCCCTCCGCGAGCAAGTGCAGGCGCTACGCCGGCTCCGCGAGCAAGGCAAGTCCGCCAACCGGCGCCCTCGCCGGCACCGCCTGACCGCCGCGGCGCGAGCGGCGATCCTCAGGCGAACGGGTGGCAGGTGCCACATCTGCGGAGGCGAGATCCATGGGGCCTGGGATGCCGATCACGTTTTCGCGCACAGCGCCGGCGGCGAGCACGCGGTAGAGAACTTCCTGCCCGCCCACCGCACCTGCAACAACTACCGCTGGGACTATCTGCCCGCCGAGTTCGAGCTTGTCCTGAAGCTCGGCGTGTGGGCGCGGACCCGGATCGAGAGGGGCAGCCTCGTGGGCCGGGAGATCGAAAAGCAGTTCATGGCCTACGAAGCGTCGCGGATGCGCCGGCGCAAGGGTGCTGCATCGGGCGATCGCGCCTGACACGCCGCTACTGCCGATCATCCGGGTGTCGCCGGATACCCCGCGCTGGGCTCGATGGCGTGTGGATGCTGGTCAACTCAAGGAGATCGAGTCGTGACGAAGCGCGCTAAGAAGCGATCAGCCGCACCTGCGGTACGAGGCGCTGATTCCTTGATTAGCCTAGGTGCTGGCTACGGCAACCTCGTTGGCGGCATCGCCTCGCTGCTCGAGGAGGCCCGGCGCACCTCTGCCCGGGCGGTGAACGCGCTCATGACCGCCACTTACTGGGAGATCGGCCGGCGGACCGTGGAGTACGAGCAAGGGGGCAAGCAGCGCGCCGAGTA
Encoded here:
- a CDS encoding HNH endonuclease, with translation MSKPQSPNTDSLREQVQALRRLREQGKSANRRPRRHRLTAAARAAILRRTGGRCHICGGEIHGAWDADHVFAHSAGGEHAVENFLPAHRTCNNYRWDYLPAEFELVLKLGVWARTRIERGSLVGREIEKQFMAYEASRMRRRKGAASGDRA